In Pseudonocardia sp. DSM 110487, the sequence TGCGAGGGCCTCATGGCCGTGGTCGCACAGCTCGCGCAGGCGGGCGACACCCTCTTCGGTGGCCCGCGTGGCCGCGAGCCGGGCGGACTCCGTCTCCAGCAGGCTGCGCACGGCGAGCAGTTGGTCGGCCTCCTCGACCGTGGGCGTGTGGACGAATGCGCCCAGCCCTGGACGCAGGTCCACCCATCCGTCGTTCTTCAGCCACTGGAGAGCTTCGCGTACCGGCTGCCGGGAGACACCCAGCATGAGGGCGAGCTCACTCTCGACGAGGTGCTGCCCCGGCTGGAGGTTCCGGCTGACGATCATGTCCAGGATCGCGTTGTAGACGCTCTCGCGGAGCGGGACCGGGCGGGCGATCCGCCGGCTGCCGGCCTCGGTGGGCGTCTCAGACAGTGCCATCGCGTGCTCCTGGTGCGGTCGACTGCTTACAGCATACAAAGTGCTGAGCATGTCAGAGCTGTTCCCGACCGTGAACATGCTCACTCGGGACGGAAGGGGCATCCTGAGCGGGTGGCCGAAGCAGATCTTCCGGTGCGACGCGCGGTGGTGCTGCCCGGCCGGGAGCTGCACTGGCGCTTCTCCCGCGCCTCGGGACCCGGCGGCCAGGGCGTGAACACCACCGACTCACGCGTCGAGCTCTCGTTCGACCTCGCGCGCTCGCCGTCGGTCCCCGAGCCACTGCGCGAGCGCGCCGTGCGCAGGCTCGACGGCCGCCTGGTCGACGGGGTGCTCACCGTGGTCGCCGCCGAGAACCGCAGCCAGCTCCGCAACCGCGAGGCCGCGCGCGAGCGGCTCGCGGCGACATTGCGGGACGCGATGCGCCCCGACCCGCCGAAGCGCAGGCCGACCCGGCCGACCCGCGGATCCGTCCGCAGGCGGCTGGACGCGAAGGCCCGCCGCGGTGCCGTCAAACGGATGCGCGGGCGGCCGGATGATTGACGGGACGGCCGCGATCCCCTCAGCCGGCGCGGCCTCTCACCGCAGCCGCTTGATCACCACCCGGAGGAGCGCGACGGCGACTGCGGCGTTGTAGAGCAGGCCGACGGCGACGTACGGCCAGTAGGTGCCGCCGTCGTACGCCGACCAGAACGCGCGCACCGGCCAGTACGGGGGCAGGACGCCGAAGGCGAGCTGCCACGGGGAGTCGAGGAG encodes:
- the arfB gene encoding alternative ribosome rescue aminoacyl-tRNA hydrolase ArfB → MAEADLPVRRAVVLPGRELHWRFSRASGPGGQGVNTTDSRVELSFDLARSPSVPEPLRERAVRRLDGRLVDGVLTVVAAENRSQLRNREAARERLAATLRDAMRPDPPKRRPTRPTRGSVRRRLDAKARRGAVKRMRGRPDD
- a CDS encoding GntR family transcriptional regulator, which encodes MALSETPTEAGSRRIARPVPLRESVYNAILDMIVSRNLQPGQHLVESELALMLGVSRQPVREALQWLKNDGWVDLRPGLGAFVHTPTVEEADQLLAVRSLLETESARLAATRATEEGVARLRELCDHGHEALAAEDVNTLVELNAELHREVMKMSGNDVLVELAAQVDRRVRWYYTPVARHRGEQSWIEHAALIDAIAAGDASRAGEVMAAHTEHTRRSYLEHRDDADDAAPALRGRVH